From a region of the Synergistaceae bacterium genome:
- the secY gene encoding preprotein translocase subunit SecY gives MLGSFGDAFRLPDLKRRILFTLGALFIFRLGAHIPAPGIDTEAMAALFNSGSGGILDFLNLFSGGALSRFSIFSLGVAPYINSSIVMQLLVVIFPYLEKMQKDNEEGRKKIIQWTRYGSIPFAVVQAIGLTTWLGSVSNPPIFSGGVFDAFVVAITLTAGSIAVMWLGEELSDHGIGNGISLLIFAGIVARMPGAVMQTWRLLIAGSMNIFVLLGVLILMVIVVAACILLQEGQRRLPVQYAKRVVGNKVYGGQSTFIPLRVNQSGVIPIIFASSLLIFPTTVANFLGDSTAGRFLRSLFAYGSWFYMICYILLIVFFSYFYTAVVFNPNDIANNMKKYGGFILGIRPGQPTADYITKVMERITLGGAIFLAVVALVPNLMSGLMGANAFYFGGTAVLIVVGVALDTVHQIEAQLLMRHYDGILKKSGGKAGSLLRM, from the coding sequence GTGTTGGGATCCTTTGGCGATGCTTTCAGACTCCCTGATCTGAAAAGAAGGATACTTTTCACGCTGGGGGCTCTTTTCATCTTTCGCCTTGGAGCTCATATCCCTGCACCGGGCATCGATACCGAGGCGATGGCCGCTCTTTTCAACAGCGGCAGCGGTGGTATCCTGGATTTCCTGAACCTGTTTTCAGGCGGAGCTCTCAGTCGTTTCAGCATTTTTTCTCTTGGAGTGGCTCCCTACATCAATTCCAGCATCGTAATGCAGCTGCTGGTGGTGATCTTCCCTTACCTGGAAAAGATGCAGAAGGACAATGAGGAAGGAAGAAAGAAGATCATCCAGTGGACGCGTTACGGCTCGATTCCCTTTGCCGTGGTGCAGGCCATCGGTCTGACCACCTGGCTGGGCAGCGTCAGCAATCCCCCCATTTTTTCGGGAGGGGTTTTCGACGCTTTTGTCGTGGCGATTACGCTGACGGCCGGTTCCATCGCGGTGATGTGGCTGGGGGAGGAACTTTCCGATCACGGAATTGGAAATGGAATTTCCCTTCTGATTTTCGCGGGAATCGTGGCGCGTATGCCGGGGGCCGTTATGCAAACCTGGAGGCTGTTGATCGCAGGATCCATGAATATTTTTGTTCTTTTGGGCGTTCTCATTCTGATGGTGATTGTGGTGGCCGCCTGTATTTTGCTTCAGGAGGGTCAGCGCCGCCTGCCGGTGCAGTACGCCAAGAGAGTCGTTGGAAACAAGGTGTATGGGGGGCAGAGCACCTTCATTCCCCTTCGTGTGAACCAGTCGGGAGTTATCCCCATCATCTTCGCCTCTTCGCTTCTGATTTTCCCCACAACGGTGGCGAATTTTCTGGGAGACAGCACGGCGGGCCGTTTTCTGCGCTCTCTTTTTGCTTACGGAAGCTGGTTCTACATGATTTGTTACATCCTGCTGATCGTTTTCTTTTCTTATTTCTACACGGCGGTGGTCTTCAATCCCAACGACATCGCCAACAACATGAAGAAATATGGCGGGTTCATTTTGGGAATACGTCCGGGTCAGCCCACGGCGGACTATATCACCAAAGTCATGGAGCGCATCACCCTGGGCGGAGCGATCTTCCTGGCCGTGGTGGCCCTTGTCCCCAACCTGATGTCCGGGCTGATGGGAGCCAACGCGTTTTATTTCGGGGGAACCGCGGTTCTGATCGTCGTGGGCGTCGCGCTGGACACGGTGCATCAGATCGAAGCCCAGCTCCTGATGCGTCATTATGACGGAATTCTGAAAAAATCCGGAGGAAAAGCCGGAAGCCTGCTTCGCATGTGA
- the rplO gene encoding 50S ribosomal protein L15: MNLHDLRAVPGAKRAPKRLGQGTGSGTGKTAGKGNKGHKSRTGGGVGPGFEGGQMPLSRRIPKRGFNNARFAKEYQIVNLSLLNEKFESGQEITVRELHNAGLVRSASLPVKVLAKGEVDRAFTLRVNAISQSARQKIEAAGGKAEVI, translated from the coding sequence ATGAACCTGCATGATCTCCGAGCGGTTCCCGGAGCCAAACGCGCGCCAAAACGTCTGGGACAGGGAACCGGCAGCGGGACGGGAAAAACGGCGGGTAAGGGAAACAAGGGACACAAATCCCGCACGGGCGGCGGAGTGGGCCCTGGTTTCGAGGGAGGCCAGATGCCTCTTTCCCGCAGAATTCCCAAACGAGGGTTCAACAACGCACGTTTCGCGAAAGAATATCAGATTGTCAACCTGAGTCTGCTGAATGAAAAATTTGAAAGCGGACAGGAAATTACGGTGCGGGAGCTTCACAACGCGGGGCTTGTCCGCTCGGCGTCCCTGCCCGTCAAAGTTCTCGCAAAGGGAGAGGTAGACAGGGCATTCACTCTCCGGGTCAACGCGATCAGTCAAAGCGCCAGACAGAAAATCGAGGCGGCGGGCGGGAAGGCAGAGGTGATCTGA
- the rpmD gene encoding 50S ribosomal protein L30 produces MANIRIKWVKSAIGFPARQKRTLEALGFKKLQSVVEHEDTPQIRGMIEKVRHLVKDISDDQGGVDR; encoded by the coding sequence ATGGCCAATATCAGGATTAAATGGGTCAAAAGCGCCATCGGCTTTCCCGCCCGGCAGAAACGGACGCTGGAGGCCCTTGGATTCAAAAAACTGCAGTCCGTCGTGGAGCACGAGGATACCCCTCAGATCCGCGGCATGATCGAGAAGGTCCGTCATCTTGTGAAGGATATATCCGACGACCAGGGAGGTGTGGACAGATGA
- the rpsE gene encoding 30S ribosomal protein S5: MKKRIDAKGLELKERVVAINRVSKVVKGGKRFKFAVLVVVGDENRYVGVAIGKAKEISEAVRKGIDKAGKDLVELKRMGDTLPHPVQGQFGAASVLLKPAPAGTGVIAGGVVRAIMELGGVKNVVTKVVGRTSNSINVAWATLEALKESRTVDEIFRLRGKKAPEPAVAAE; encoded by the coding sequence ATCAAAAAGAGAATCGATGCCAAGGGTTTGGAACTGAAGGAGCGCGTCGTCGCCATCAACCGCGTGAGCAAGGTCGTCAAGGGAGGAAAACGATTCAAGTTTGCCGTCCTTGTGGTGGTGGGAGACGAAAATCGTTATGTGGGCGTCGCCATCGGCAAGGCCAAGGAAATATCCGAGGCCGTTCGCAAGGGGATCGACAAGGCCGGAAAGGACCTGGTCGAGTTGAAGCGCATGGGTGATACCCTGCCCCATCCCGTTCAGGGACAGTTCGGAGCGGCCAGCGTTCTTTTGAAGCCGGCCCCCGCCGGTACGGGAGTCATCGCGGGCGGTGTGGTGCGCGCCATCATGGAGCTTGGGGGAGTGAAAAACGTGGTCACGAAAGTGGTGGGCCGTACGTCCAACTCCATCAACGTGGCCTGGGCGACCCTGGAGGCGCTGAAAGAGAGCCGCACAGTGGACGAGATTTTCAGACTCAGGGGTAAAAAAGCTCCCGAGCCCGCTGTCGCGGCGGAATAG
- the rplR gene encoding 50S ribosomal protein L18 translates to MKKRSRNDMRVIRHQRLRRTLSGTAETPRMAVYHSLSHIYVQLVDDEKGHTLASASTLEKDIQSGLKGTCNIDAAKIVGKLAAERAKARGIESVVFDRGGHLYHGKIKALADAAREAGLRF, encoded by the coding sequence ATGAAAAAAAGAAGCAGAAACGACATGCGGGTGATTCGCCATCAGCGTCTGCGCCGTACGCTTTCCGGTACTGCGGAGACTCCGCGCATGGCCGTCTATCACAGTCTTAGTCATATTTACGTGCAGCTGGTCGACGACGAAAAGGGGCATACCCTGGCCTCGGCTTCCACGCTGGAAAAGGACATTCAAAGCGGCTTGAAGGGAACCTGCAATATCGATGCGGCCAAAATCGTGGGCAAACTTGCCGCGGAGCGAGCCAAAGCCAGAGGCATCGAATCGGTGGTCTTCGATCGCGGAGGACATCTGTATCACGGAAAAATCAAAGCACTGGCGGACGCGGCTCGCGAGGCCGGTCTCAGGTTCTGA
- the rplF gene encoding 50S ribosomal protein L6 — MSRIGRKAIPLPKGTTVTVKEDKILVKGTRGELQTPLMPGISVAVEDGRIVVARENDEKQTCAWHGMTRALVANMVTGVTEGFQKTLEIVGVGWRAQMQGKKLVLNVGYSHPVEFDPPKGIEIVVENPIKFIVKGNDKQLVGETCAVIRAVRPPEPYHGKGIRYSDEHIVRKAGKTGAK, encoded by the coding sequence ATGTCTCGTATAGGACGAAAGGCGATTCCTCTCCCGAAAGGGACGACCGTTACCGTGAAAGAGGATAAAATTCTGGTGAAGGGGACCCGCGGCGAGCTGCAGACTCCTCTGATGCCTGGCATTTCGGTCGCTGTGGAAGACGGCCGGATTGTGGTCGCCAGAGAGAACGACGAGAAGCAGACCTGCGCCTGGCACGGAATGACCCGGGCTCTTGTGGCCAACATGGTCACGGGGGTGACCGAGGGCTTCCAGAAGACTCTGGAGATCGTGGGAGTCGGCTGGCGCGCGCAGATGCAGGGCAAAAAACTCGTTTTGAACGTGGGATATTCCCACCCTGTGGAGTTCGACCCGCCAAAGGGAATTGAGATCGTGGTGGAAAACCCGATCAAGTTCATTGTCAAAGGGAACGATAAGCAGCTTGTGGGAGAAACCTGCGCCGTCATCCGCGCGGTTCGTCCTCCTGAGCCCTACCACGGAAAGGGAATTCGCTATTCGGACGAGCATATCGTCCGCAAGGCCGGCAAAACCGGCGCGAAGTAG
- the rpsH gene encoding 30S ribosomal protein S8, with protein MYVNDPIADMLTRVRNANMIYSESVDVPASKIKLAIARILKEEGYIKNFKTITDPKKPYASIRIFLSYGPERERVIQGLRRISKPGRRIYVGRDRLPLVMGGLGLAVVSTSQGLKSGAEAAKLGLGGEVLCYVW; from the coding sequence ATGTACGTTAACGATCCCATCGCGGATATGCTCACGAGAGTGCGCAACGCGAACATGATATACAGCGAGAGTGTGGATGTTCCTGCGAGCAAAATAAAACTGGCGATCGCAAGGATTCTGAAAGAAGAGGGCTACATCAAAAACTTCAAGACGATTACGGACCCCAAAAAGCCCTACGCCTCCATCAGGATATTCCTCTCCTATGGTCCGGAGCGGGAACGCGTCATTCAGGGACTTCGCAGGATCAGCAAACCGGGCCGGCGGATTTACGTGGGCCGGGACAGACTGCCTCTGGTGATGGGTGGGCTTGGACTTGCGGTGGTTTCGACCTCTCAGGGTCTGAAATCCGGAGCGGAAGCCGCAAAACTGGGCCTGGGCGGAGAAGTTCTCTGCTATGTCTGGTAG
- a CDS encoding type Z 30S ribosomal protein S14, producing MARKAMRHKATLPPKFEVRQHNRCPLCGRVHAYMRMFDMCRCCFRKLAREGRIPGVVKSSW from the coding sequence ATGGCGAGAAAAGCTATGAGGCACAAGGCGACCTTACCCCCGAAGTTCGAGGTGCGGCAGCATAACCGCTGCCCGCTGTGCGGAAGGGTACACGCCTATATGAGGATGTTTGACATGTGCCGTTGCTGCTTCCGTAAGCTTGCCCGCGAGGGCAGAATACCCGGCGTAGTCAAGTCGAGCTGGTAG
- the rplE gene encoding 50S ribosomal protein L5: MTPRILEKYKTEICPALMKEFSYKNVMQLPRVQKVVVNIGVGDAKVDIKFMDAAIAELRAITGQQPLLKRAKKSVAGFKVREGMPVACTVTLRGTRMWEFLDRLISLALPSIKDFQGISKRGFDGRGNYNLGLREQLIFPEISYDKVIRPRGMNVTIVTSANSDEEAYALLRGMGVPFNR, from the coding sequence ATGACACCGCGCATTTTGGAAAAGTATAAAACGGAAATTTGTCCCGCGCTGATGAAGGAGTTCAGCTACAAAAACGTGATGCAGCTTCCCCGTGTTCAGAAGGTTGTGGTGAACATCGGAGTCGGTGACGCGAAGGTGGACATCAAGTTCATGGACGCGGCTATCGCCGAGCTGAGAGCCATTACGGGACAGCAGCCTCTTCTGAAGCGGGCGAAGAAATCGGTTGCGGGGTTCAAGGTACGCGAGGGGATGCCTGTGGCCTGCACGGTCACGCTCAGAGGAACGCGCATGTGGGAGTTTCTCGACAGGCTGATCTCTCTGGCGCTGCCGAGCATCAAGGATTTTCAGGGAATTTCGAAACGCGGATTCGACGGTCGGGGAAACTACAACCTCGGTCTGCGGGAGCAGCTCATTTTCCCCGAAATCTCGTACGATAAGGTTATTCGGCCGCGGGGCATGAATGTTACGATTGTGACCTCGGCGAACAGCGATGAAGAGGCGTACGCGCTTCTCAGGGGCATGGGAGTGCCCTTCAACCGTTAA
- the rplX gene encoding 50S ribosomal protein L24, which produces MTMRIKKNDRVRVISGKDKGKEGKILRRIPDRDMVVVEGINMVSRHMKPSQKNPQAGIHRQEAPIYASKVMLVCPQCGAATRVGSSFLESGKKVRVCRKCSEIIDRA; this is translated from the coding sequence ATGACGATGAGAATTAAGAAGAACGACCGGGTCCGCGTCATATCCGGAAAGGATAAGGGGAAAGAGGGGAAGATCCTGAGGCGCATTCCCGACAGAGACATGGTCGTTGTGGAGGGAATCAACATGGTTTCGCGCCACATGAAACCGAGTCAGAAAAATCCCCAGGCCGGCATACATCGACAGGAAGCGCCCATTTACGCTTCCAAGGTGATGCTGGTGTGCCCTCAGTGCGGGGCCGCCACAAGGGTGGGCTCTTCCTTTTTGGAGAGCGGCAAAAAAGTTCGCGTCTGCAGAAAATGCAGCGAGATCATTGACCGAGCCTGA